In the Hordeum vulgare subsp. vulgare chromosome 7H, MorexV3_pseudomolecules_assembly, whole genome shotgun sequence genome, one interval contains:
- the LOC123412764 gene encoding RPM1-interacting protein 4-like, whose amino-acid sequence MAKQQKNAHVPKFGNWDNDGNVPYTLYFDNARKGKGGKPMNPNDPVENPEAFSSSVVAPSPNRSFDQARPAPALPPASPPPAHHHERRPSDGPAPAPPLSPYHRNAGGEPPRRGAGGGRAGGYSVEQSPAPSPLHPYGQSKAEHSDGSSYGLVANANSVDRSRARAASRGNETPTRGSAVPKFGDWDSNPASADGYTHIFNKVREEKSTQAKAPGFGKDNVAYGKGARQHDDGYVSSSRWCFGWCK is encoded by the exons atGGCT AAGCAGCAGAAGAACGCGCACGTCCCGAAGTTCGGCAACTGGGACAACGACGGCAACGTGCCCTACACGCTCTACTTCGACAACGCGCGCAAGGGCAAGGGCGGCAAGCCCATGAACCCCAACGACCCCGTCGAGAACCctgaggccttctcctcctccgtcgTCGCGCCGTCGCCGAACCGCTCCTTCGACCAGGCCAGGCCGGCGCCGGCACTCCCTCCCGCTTCCCCGCCTCCCGCTCACCACCACGAGCGCCGGCCCAGCGACGGGCCCGCGCCCGCTCCGCCGCTGTCCCCGTACCACCGCAACGCCGGTGGCGAGCCGCCGAGAAGAGGCGCAGGCGGCGGACGGGCAGGCGGGTACAGCGTGGAGCAGTCGCCGGCACCGTCGCCGCTGCACCCGTACGGCCAGTCAAAGGCCGAGCACTCCGACGGCAGCAGCTACGGCCTCGTGGCCAACGCCAACTCCGTCGACCGGTCCCGTGCCAGGGCCGCCTCCCGCGGCAACGAAACG CCGACGAGGGGGTCGGCGGTGCCCAAGTTCGGGGACTGGGACTCCAACCCGGCGTCGGCGGACGGCTACACGCACATCTTCAACAAGGTGAGGGAGGAGAAGAGCACCCAGGCCAAGGCGCCGGGGTTCGGCAAGGACAACGTCGCCTATGGCAAAGGCGCCAGGCAGCACGACGACGGCTACGTCTCCTCG AGTCGCTGGTGCTTTGGGTGGTGCAAGTAG